The Vulcanisaeta thermophila DNA segment AGGAGAAGCTTGTATGTCCTTACTGCGGCTCCACCACATTCATATTTGACTATGAGAATGGGCAGGTGATATGCGCCAAATGCGGCTCCGTGGTTCTTGAGCACGTGGTTGACCTACGCCCAGAGTGGAGAGCCTTCACTGCCGAGGAGAGGGAGGCCAGGGCCAGGGCTGGTGGGCCACTTAATAGGTTAACTAGCGAGGCCCTGACTACAACCATAGACTGGGCCACTAAGGATGCCAGTGGTAAGGAGTTGGATATTAAGAGGAAGCTTGAGATTCTGAAGTATAGGAAGTGGCAGCAGAGGATCAGGGTCCAGACGAGCTACGAGCGTAATGTGCTCCAGGCAATGAATGAGCTCAGTAGGATATCGTCACAGCTGGGCATACCCAAGGCCTGCGTTGACGAGGCCATGGGGATTTACGAGCAGGTATTGAGTAAGGGCTTGGTTAGGGGTAGGAGTGTGGAGGCCATAGTGGCCGCGTGCCTACACATGGCCTGTAGGAAGCTCCACATGCCCAGGAGCCTCGATGAGATAAGCCAGTACACAAGGGCCAATAGGAAGGAGGTTGCCAGGTGCTTTAGGTTAATAGCCAGGGAGTTGGGTATAAAGCTACCACTTAGTGACCCCAAGCTTTACGTGCCCAGGATTGTGGAGCAATTGAAGTTAAGCGGTGAGATACTTAAGGAGGCAATGAACATAATAGAGCAGGCCAAGGCCAAGGGATTAACAGCCGGTAAGGACCCAGCGGGCCTAGCCGCCGCTGCCGTCTACATAGCAAGCCTACTCAAGGGTGAGGTGAGGACGCAGAAGGAGGTGGCACTGGCGGCCCAGGTTACGGAGGTCACGGTTAGGAATAGGTACAAGGAGCTGTCCCGCGAATTAAACATAAAGATACCAATTAAATAATTAATTCAACAGCCGTGAGCAAGGACTGGGATAAGGTAGTCCCACCTATGCGCGGTGGTTCGCTGCTTCATTGGCGAGGAGAAATTACTTAATAAATGGGGCCTAGACCATAGATTGTATGGCGAGTGATGAGTGCTGGGTCTGCCGCGGGCTTAGGAGTGAGGACTTAGTATTAATGAGGGAGGGCGACATAGTAGTTTTTCTAAACCCAGAACCCTTCAATAATGGTCACCTGGTAATAGCGCCCACTAGACATGCACCCATTGATGAGGTTGATGAATCCTTACTATTAAGGATGTTACTATTGGCTAAGAGGTTTGTCGAGGTTTTGCAAAGGGTTTACGCACCGCATGGCTTCAACATTGACATAGCCCCATCGCCCCATGTACACATCCAAGTGGTCCCCAGGTGGGAGGGTGATGTGAGCTTTGTGACTTTATTTCATGGTTTAAAGACAGTGCCCGAGTCCTTGAGGGACTCCCTGAGGAGGTTGAGGGAGGTGATGGGTTACGGCACTTGAGGTTGTGGATTTAGTGACTTCAATACTAATATTGGTGCTTGGCTTCTCACTCTTCACAATGGTGATTAATGATTATAGGACTGTGAGTACGGTCTCCAGGATTATTAGGAAGAGGGTTAAGGTGGCACCGTTCAGGGAGGTCTCCATACCCATGTACCCATCGTTAATGAGGATAGAGATCATAAGCGTTAAGCCCCTTAATGAGGACATTAAGGCTGAGGTTCAGGACAACACCATAAGGGTTTACTCAGACACTGTAGTTAGTGATAAGGAGGTTAAGGTGTTAATAGAAGCGTTGGTGGTTGGGAGGGTTGGGGATTACCCCGTGAGGGGTGTTTTGGTTCTATCTCCTTATTAATTCCAGGTTTAGTACTATGGCCGCTGCGTCCAGCACCACGTCTATGAAGCACGTGGTGTATAGGCTTATGATGGGCATTATGTAGGTTAGGGATACCAGAACCACTAGGGCCAGGTCTATCGCGGTCACAGCGGTTAGGAATATCAATATGAGCCAGGGATTGAGGGTGAGTGAGTAGGTGGCTACTGAGAGTAGTGAGTAGATTATTGCGGTCATTAGTATTATTATTAGGAACTTCGACATTGAGTAGACAACGCCCAGGTAGGCTAGGTCCAGGGTCACCAGTACGAATTCCATGAACCTGATCAACGCCATATATGCAAACAACCTATGCATTGACTAATGCCGTGCGCCAAGTGGTTTAATGGATTTCTCCCACACCTTATTAATGCTTAAAAAGGGTGTTTGCCCCATTACGGTGATGTCACAATTACCAAGGGTGCCACCACCGGATCCACTGGTTAAGAAGCCCAGGTTAATTAGTAGCGGTGGTGTTCAGGCGGAGGAGTGGAGGATTGGTAGGGGTTACTCAATTGGTGAGGTGAGGGCCGTGGGCCTCACGGTCACGGAGGCCAGACTCCTGGGTATTAGGGTTGATACCAATAGGTCAACCACCTGGGACGTAAATGTGCAGAGACTTAAGGAGTGGCTGGACAGGGTGATTAAGGGCGAGATACTACCTCCGGAGCCTGCCCTGCCGGGTAGGGTTAAGATAAAACGTAAGAGGGGCTTGGTATTCAGGGGATTAACACCCGCGGGTAGGAAGATGCGCGGACTTAGGAGCGTGGGCCTTAGGGAGACTCACCAGCATAAGTGGAGGAAGAAGGCTAGGGAGAGGGCCCTTAAGAAGCGTCATGAGGCCGTTAGAGCCAAGGGTGGGCACTAGGCTCCTCACTGAATCTTGCTAATTAATTCTGGTAGTTCAAGGAGTGTGTTTATCTCGTAGGTGGGCTTTATGGGTAACTCCACATTGGTCCTCTTGACAAACACCACCTGCAGGTCCAGGAACTTGGCGCCAATCACATCCTCAACAAGCCCACTGACTATCAAGGCGTCGCTGGGTTGAACACCAGCCCTGTTAAGGGCCGCCTGGAATATCTTAGCCGCTGGCTTACCAACCCTTGTTAGGTCTGAGCTAACGACGCCCCTGAAGTACCTGAGTAGGTTCTTTGTGAGTAGTACCTTCTTGGCTATGTCATTGTCTAGGTTTGTGAGTATGTACATGGGCACATTCATTTGACTAAGCCTCTCAATGCTCTCCACAACGTCTGGGTACAACTCGGAGGTCTCCACCATTATTGATGAGATGGCATTCCCAAAGTAATCAAGCTCCGTGGGGCTCAGGCTAAGAGAGTACCTCTTCAGTATTGATATTATGGTCTCCCTTGCCAACTGCCTAACGGACCTGTAGATGCCCTTGTTTATTAGCATGTTGTACTTATCGTTCCACTCCTTCTTAAATAACGATGCTAACTCATCAATGGGGGACTTTATATTCAACTCCTCCCTAATCAACCTTGCACCCTCCACTTCAAAGTTGTTTAGCCTCACTAGGGTATTCAATACCTCGAAGAACAAGGTCTTCATACGAACAAGGTACCACCCAGTGCATATTTAAAGTTTAGTGCCTTGGTGGTTAATTGGTATGAGGGTTGAGGTTAGGGTTGAGGTGAATCCCACGGAGGATGAGGAGAAGGTTAGGAGGGCCCTTGAGAACATGGTGATTTATGATGAACTAAGGGTTGAGGAGGTTGAGGGTAAGAGGTACCTAGTGGCCATTGGGTATGGGTATAAATCATTAATAAAGATACACAACCTAATCAAGAGCCAGGGTATTGAGGATAGCGCCAGGTCGGTGCTCATGAGGGGCGCTGAGGAGGGTAGGCTTGTTTTCCAAGTACATAAGCAAGCGGCTTACGTGGGGGCGCTAACCTTCGTTACCGAGAAGGGAGAGAGCCCCCTGGGGCCCTTAACATTCACCGTGGAGACCAATGACGTTAAGAGGCTCATTGATTGGCTGGCCCCAAGGACATTCAGGGGTAGGAGGCTCTATGAGGTGAACCCACCTGATGATCCATAATCCCTAATCCTTAATAATAAGTCCCGTGGTACTTAACCCATGCCCAGGTACATCATAGTGTCGTTTCCCTGGTCCTCAGACCTAGGGGAGAGGGTGAGGAACCACTTAGTGAGTAGGGGTCTCGCTGTGGATCATGTGGTCCTGGAGACCAAGCAATTCCCCGATGGTGAGTCCTACATTAGGTACCCTGTTAATGTGGGTGATTATGAATCAGCGGTGATAATCCAAAGAGCTTATCCTGAGCAGGATAGGAGGCTCATTCAATTAGTACTGGCCATTCACGCAGCCCTGGACCTGGGTGTTAAGCACGTACACGTGGTGCTACCTTACATGCCCTACTCAAGGCAGGATAGGAGGTTTAGGGATGGGGAGCCCGTGAGCCTCACGGCGGTGAAGCAACTACTGAATTCCCTAAACGTGGAGAGTTTAATAACGGTGGATGTGCATAAGCCCGAGGCATTCATGGCACAGTGTAACTCATGCATTAATCTCGAACCCTTCCCATTGTATGCGGATTACATAATGAGGAATTGGGGTGGTGAACCAATCGTGCTTCTAAGCCCTGACCTGGGGTCCCTATGGAGAGTTGAGAGGGTATCCAAACACCACGGTCTCAGTTACAGCTACCTGGAGAAGTTCAGGGATAGGGTCACAGGTGAAGTAACCATGAGGCCCAGGGAGATTGATGTTAAGGGCAGGGACGTGGTTGTAATAGATGACATAATAGCCACAGGGGGCACCATAGTGGAGGCCTCGAAAATCCTAAAATCCCTAGGCGCCAATAAGCTCCACGTAATAGCAACCCACTGCCTATTACTTAACAACGCAGACTCAAGGATACTCTCCTCGGGGGCTTCCTCGATAACGTGCACGGACACAATACCCACCAAGTACTCCTCAGTGAGTATAGCAGGGTTAATAAGCGATGCCCTACTCAGTCGCTTATTACCTTAAATAATTACCTGCGATTAATTTTACGTGAAAACCCTCAGTCAATTCCTCGAGAACTACCTAGAGAGGCAAGCCACCAGGGGTGGTTATGTGTGGAATACTCACTCCATAGCCAGGTCCATGGAGATTATAACGATCTCGTTGATGTCATTACCCATAGCAACGTTCCTCCTAACTCACGACCTAACACTGGCCCTTGCCCTCTCCGTAGTACCCATAATACCCACCCTGGTTACAGTACTATGGGCGAACTACTCAGTGGATCAGGTGAGGACCAACGTGGATTGGGAGTTGCCCTTCTTCGCGATGATCCTGGACATCGTGAATGAGGTTGGGGGTGATATAACCCACGCCTTCGAGGTGAGTGGTAAGGTGGGTTTAAGGTGGATTAGTAGGGAATGGGGGATTATAAAGTCCCTCTCCATGGTGATGGGAACCCTGGATAAGGCAATAATGGCTAGGGCTCGGGAGCACCCGAGCAATGACTTCCGAAACCTCCTGAATAGGTACATGGCCATTAGAAGGTACAGTGGGGACCTAACGGGCTTCATAAGGGGGTTTGAGGATTACGAGATTAAGGACCTAGTAAACAAAC contains these protein-coding regions:
- a CDS encoding transcription initiation factor IIB, whose amino-acid sequence is MPSSEKVGPTGEDAQPQRDSSNILNKLRVSNKILEFKSEGEEKLVCPYCGSTTFIFDYENGQVICAKCGSVVLEHVVDLRPEWRAFTAEEREARARAGGPLNRLTSEALTTTIDWATKDASGKELDIKRKLEILKYRKWQQRIRVQTSYERNVLQAMNELSRISSQLGIPKACVDEAMGIYEQVLSKGLVRGRSVEAIVAACLHMACRKLHMPRSLDEISQYTRANRKEVARCFRLIARELGIKLPLSDPKLYVPRIVEQLKLSGEILKEAMNIIEQAKAKGLTAGKDPAGLAAAAVYIASLLKGEVRTQKEVALAAQVTEVTVRNRYKELSRELNIKIPIK
- a CDS encoding HIT domain-containing protein, which translates into the protein MASDECWVCRGLRSEDLVLMREGDIVVFLNPEPFNNGHLVIAPTRHAPIDEVDESLLLRMLLLAKRFVEVLQRVYAPHGFNIDIAPSPHVHIQVVPRWEGDVSFVTLFHGLKTVPESLRDSLRRLREVMGYGT
- a CDS encoding ribosomal protein L13e, yielding MSQLPRVPPPDPLVKKPRLISSGGVQAEEWRIGRGYSIGEVRAVGLTVTEARLLGIRVDTNRSTTWDVNVQRLKEWLDRVIKGEILPPEPALPGRVKIKRKRGLVFRGLTPAGRKMRGLRSVGLRETHQHKWRKKARERALKKRHEAVRAKGGH
- a CDS encoding HAD family hydrolase produces the protein MKTLFFEVLNTLVRLNNFEVEGARLIREELNIKSPIDELASLFKKEWNDKYNMLINKGIYRSVRQLARETIISILKRYSLSLSPTELDYFGNAISSIMVETSELYPDVVESIERLSQMNVPMYILTNLDNDIAKKVLLTKNLLRYFRGVVSSDLTRVGKPAAKIFQAALNRAGVQPSDALIVSGLVEDVIGAKFLDLQVVFVKRTNVELPIKPTYEINTLLELPELISKIQ
- a CDS encoding RNA-binding domain-containing protein translates to MRVEVRVEVNPTEDEEKVRRALENMVIYDELRVEEVEGKRYLVAIGYGYKSLIKIHNLIKSQGIEDSARSVLMRGAEEGRLVFQVHKQAAYVGALTFVTEKGESPLGPLTFTVETNDVKRLIDWLAPRTFRGRRLYEVNPPDDP
- the prs gene encoding ribose-phosphate diphosphokinase, with the translated sequence MPRYIIVSFPWSSDLGERVRNHLVSRGLAVDHVVLETKQFPDGESYIRYPVNVGDYESAVIIQRAYPEQDRRLIQLVLAIHAALDLGVKHVHVVLPYMPYSRQDRRFRDGEPVSLTAVKQLLNSLNVESLITVDVHKPEAFMAQCNSCINLEPFPLYADYIMRNWGGEPIVLLSPDLGSLWRVERVSKHHGLSYSYLEKFRDRVTGEVTMRPREIDVKGRDVVVIDDIIATGGTIVEASKILKSLGANKLHVIATHCLLLNNADSRILSSGASSITCTDTIPTKYSSVSIAGLISDALLSRLLP